The proteins below are encoded in one region of Streptomyces roseirectus:
- a CDS encoding NUDIX domain-containing protein yields the protein MPQSPESVNAAVWQTYAEHHLRRGTPVEDADRVDWGFPGVGPGTEFLGELTGRRVLDLGCGLARHAAHLVTAHGARVDAVDASPGQIERARARYGDLPGLRLITADAVDHLRATAEPYDVVYAVGSLPYIDPYRLLPALATALAPGAVLCFSVLHTDSDGAGPSGTVTARPEPLRLAGGGEESVRMWVLEPELWEGLLTEHGLSVDRVETVASPDPANPASYRVFRARRPPRTTSRPRTNLPPVPHAALGVGAILHGPRGLLLGRHRRGTWELPGGTSEPGERLEETVVRELREETGIEADARDVRLLGTLLDHVDGVVRVTVGAVVEKWRGEPSDQPGERVGDWRWYPLDRLPPSLFVCSAQSLTAWRPGLPIDHAPAHFTPFRG from the coding sequence GTGCCGCAGTCCCCCGAGTCCGTGAACGCCGCCGTCTGGCAGACCTACGCGGAACACCACCTGCGCCGGGGCACGCCCGTCGAGGACGCGGACCGCGTCGACTGGGGGTTCCCCGGCGTGGGCCCCGGCACCGAGTTCCTGGGCGAGCTGACGGGGCGCCGGGTCCTGGACCTGGGCTGCGGTCTCGCCCGGCACGCCGCGCACCTCGTCACGGCGCACGGCGCCCGGGTGGACGCCGTCGACGCCTCGCCCGGCCAGATCGAGCGGGCCCGCGCGCGGTACGGCGACCTGCCGGGGCTGCGCCTGATCACGGCGGACGCGGTGGACCACCTGCGCGCGACGGCGGAGCCGTACGACGTCGTGTACGCGGTGGGCTCGCTGCCGTACATCGACCCGTACCGCCTCCTCCCGGCCCTCGCGACCGCCCTCGCGCCGGGCGCCGTCCTGTGCTTCTCGGTGCTGCACACCGACTCGGACGGCGCCGGCCCCTCCGGCACGGTCACCGCCCGCCCCGAACCCCTGCGGCTCGCGGGCGGCGGTGAGGAGAGCGTGCGGATGTGGGTGCTCGAACCGGAGCTGTGGGAAGGGCTGTTGACGGAGCACGGGCTGAGCGTCGACCGCGTCGAGACGGTCGCCTCGCCCGACCCCGCGAACCCCGCCTCCTACCGCGTCTTCCGCGCCCGCCGCCCGCCGCGCACGACGTCCCGCCCCCGTACGAACCTCCCGCCCGTCCCGCACGCCGCCCTCGGGGTCGGCGCCATCCTCCACGGGCCCCGCGGGCTCCTCCTGGGCCGGCACCGGCGCGGTACCTGGGAGCTGCCCGGCGGCACGTCCGAGCCCGGCGAGCGGCTGGAGGAGACGGTCGTGCGGGAGTTGCGCGAGGAGACCGGCATCGAGGCGGACGCGCGGGACGTGCGGCTGCTCGGGACGCTCCTCGACCATGTCGACGGTGTCGTCCGCGTCACCGTCGGCGCCGTGGTGGAGAAGTGGCGCGGGGAGCCTTCGGACCAGCCGGGTGAGCGGGTCGGCGACTGGCGCTGGTATCCGCTGGACCGGCTGCCGCCGTCCCTGTTCGTGTGCAGCGCGCAGTCCCTCACCGCCTGGCGCCCCGGGCTGCCGATCGACCACGCGCCGGCGCACTTCACGCCGTTCCGGGGCTGA
- a CDS encoding phosphatidylinositol-specific phospholipase C/glycerophosphodiester phosphodiesterase family protein produces the protein MALTTRRRALGTLGVALAGSLALPSVSALAAERHPVRRPLWRAHAHNDYEHPRPLFDALDHRFGSVEADIFLVGDQLLIAHDASELDPARTLEALYLDPLAARVKANHGSVYRGQRRPLQLLIDIKTEGSSTYLELDRHLRRYPGLFTTYAHGRIREGAVTAVISGDRAARGPLEAQTVRSAFYDGRLADLGTAAPASLIPLISDNWTRTFTWSGVGAFPDAERATLRGIVDQAHARGQQVRFWATPDLAGPARDALWGELLAAGVDFLNTDDLAGLEAFLDTRTAA, from the coding sequence ATGGCCCTCACCACCCGCCGCAGAGCCCTCGGCACCCTCGGCGTCGCCCTCGCGGGCAGTCTCGCCCTGCCGAGCGTCAGCGCCCTCGCGGCCGAACGCCACCCCGTACGCCGCCCGTTGTGGCGGGCGCACGCGCACAACGACTACGAGCACCCCCGCCCCCTCTTCGACGCCCTCGACCACCGCTTCGGCAGCGTCGAGGCGGACATCTTCCTTGTCGGCGACCAGCTTCTGATCGCCCACGACGCGAGCGAACTCGACCCCGCCCGCACGCTCGAAGCCCTCTACCTCGACCCCCTCGCCGCCCGGGTGAAGGCCAACCACGGCTCGGTGTACCGGGGGCAGCGCCGGCCCCTCCAACTCCTGATCGACATCAAGACCGAAGGCTCCTCGACCTACCTGGAGCTGGACCGCCACCTGCGCCGCTACCCCGGCCTGTTCACCACCTACGCGCACGGCCGGATCCGCGAGGGCGCCGTCACCGCCGTCATCTCCGGCGACCGCGCGGCACGCGGCCCCCTGGAGGCGCAGACCGTCCGCAGCGCCTTCTACGACGGCCGCCTCGCCGACCTCGGCACCGCCGCGCCGGCCTCGCTGATCCCGCTGATCAGCGACAACTGGACGCGCACCTTCACCTGGAGCGGCGTCGGCGCCTTCCCCGACGCCGAACGCGCGACACTGCGCGGGATCGTCGACCAGGCGCACGCGCGCGGCCAGCAGGTCCGTTTCTGGGCCACCCCCGACCTCGCCGGGCCCGCCCGCGACGCCCTGTGGGGCGAACTCCTCGCCGCCGGCGTCGACTTCCTCAACACCGACGACCTCGCCGGACTCGAAGCGTTCCTCGACACCCGCACGGCCGCGTAA
- a CDS encoding MFS transporter, translating to MTRSAPDQQPRDAVAEPAPPPERHRIAALALGVMATPTALSANAATTTLPDIADGIGISVPAATWIATVFGLAMALGTPMVAALLRHRGVRPAVLLCSLLVIAGTVVVLTADSMPGLIAGRAAQAFGGGGFITTAINLAGTPARMGVITAGSGMLGAIGPLSGSLLSDHVSWHAALSLSAVALLAAPYVYLRAPKFRPAEGHTAFDATGAVLTAALISSLVLLGRFPLPAVLAAAVLVGALTAWIRRRPEGFVPAALLRSPVYLTACAVVCSLSTAYFALLYAVPRLLEDDAGWDTSAVGVGILVALLIGSSLSWVMAASANRIRRSTVLTVLLTLGALAPLTVALGVPAPLMLAAGGVAVFVTASGQATLSVIAVTGAPDRLRTTALGLFTLCYQLGAAFGPAIVALSLA from the coding sequence ATGACCCGTTCCGCACCGGACCAGCAGCCGCGCGACGCCGTGGCCGAACCAGCGCCGCCGCCCGAACGGCACCGGATCGCCGCGCTCGCGCTGGGCGTCATGGCCACGCCGACCGCGCTGAGCGCCAACGCGGCGACGACGACGCTGCCCGACATAGCCGACGGCATCGGGATATCCGTGCCGGCGGCGACCTGGATCGCGACCGTGTTCGGGCTCGCGATGGCGCTCGGCACGCCGATGGTCGCCGCGCTGCTGCGCCACCGGGGGGTGCGGCCGGCCGTCCTGCTCTGCTCGTTACTGGTGATCGCGGGCACGGTGGTCGTCCTCACCGCGGACTCGATGCCGGGGCTGATCGCCGGGCGGGCCGCCCAGGCGTTCGGCGGGGGCGGGTTCATCACCACCGCGATCAACCTGGCCGGGACGCCCGCGCGGATGGGCGTCATCACGGCGGGAAGCGGGATGCTCGGGGCGATCGGGCCGCTCTCCGGTTCGCTGCTCAGCGACCACGTGTCGTGGCACGCGGCGCTCTCCCTCTCCGCCGTGGCCCTCCTCGCCGCGCCGTACGTGTACCTGCGCGCGCCTAAGTTCCGGCCCGCCGAGGGGCACACGGCGTTCGACGCGACGGGGGCGGTGCTCACCGCGGCGCTGATCAGCTCGCTGGTGCTGCTGGGGCGGTTCCCGTTGCCGGCGGTGCTCGCCGCGGCCGTCCTCGTCGGCGCGCTCACCGCCTGGATCCGGCGCCGGCCCGAGGGGTTCGTGCCGGCCGCGCTGCTGCGCTCGCCGGTCTACCTCACGGCGTGCGCGGTGGTGTGCTCGCTGTCGACGGCGTACTTCGCGCTCCTGTACGCCGTGCCGCGGCTGCTGGAGGACGACGCCGGGTGGGACACCTCGGCCGTCGGCGTCGGCATCCTCGTCGCCCTCCTCATCGGTTCCTCCCTCTCCTGGGTCATGGCCGCCTCCGCGAACCGGATCCGCCGCTCGACGGTCCTCACGGTGCTGCTGACGCTCGGCGCGCTGGCCCCGCTCACCGTCGCGCTCGGTGTCCCCGCGCCGCTCATGCTCGCGGCCGGCGGTGTCGCCGTCTTCGTCACCGCCTCCGGTCAGGCCACCCTCTCCGTCATCGCCGTCACCGGCGCCCCCGACCGGCTGCGCACCACCGCCCTCGGCCTGTTCACCCTCTGCTACCAGCTCGGCGCGGCCTTCGGCCCGGCCATCGTGGCGCTGTCGCTGGCGTGA
- a CDS encoding acyl-CoA dehydrogenase family protein, which translates to MSDLLYSEEEEALRSAVRDLLGDHCDPAGVIARVESDAPHDTAAWKALAQNMGLAGLLVPEELGGQGATHREVAVVLEELGRFVAPVPYLSSAVVATEALLECGDAELLERLASGRAVGVLAVGLHRAPGTAFSVARLENGRLHGQLTGIADAGAADVLLVPAEDGGLYAVEAADAAIAPQSSLDLTRPLGTVTLDGAPGRRLGESAPAVHRALRSAAGLLASEQLGVADWALTETVRYLKDRTQFNRPVGGFQALKHRLAQVWLEVVNLRAAARSSADALSTGEDVEVAVAVAQAYASPAAVRIVEEALQLHGGIGMTWEHPVHLYLKRAKADSIAYGTAGAHRTALAALVDLQAP; encoded by the coding sequence ATGAGCGATCTGTTGTACTCGGAGGAGGAAGAGGCCCTGCGGTCCGCCGTACGGGACCTGCTTGGCGACCACTGCGACCCGGCCGGGGTCATCGCGCGCGTGGAGTCGGACGCCCCGCACGACACCGCCGCCTGGAAGGCGCTCGCCCAGAACATGGGCCTCGCCGGGCTCCTGGTCCCCGAGGAGCTGGGCGGCCAGGGCGCCACGCACCGTGAAGTCGCCGTCGTCCTGGAGGAGTTGGGCCGCTTCGTCGCGCCCGTGCCCTACCTGTCCAGCGCCGTCGTCGCCACCGAGGCGCTGCTGGAGTGCGGTGACGCGGAGCTGCTGGAACGGCTCGCCTCCGGCCGGGCGGTCGGCGTCCTCGCGGTCGGGCTGCACCGCGCCCCGGGCACCGCGTTCTCCGTCGCCCGCCTCGAAAACGGGCGCCTGCACGGGCAGTTGACGGGGATCGCGGACGCCGGCGCCGCCGACGTGCTGCTGGTTCCGGCGGAGGACGGCGGGCTGTACGCGGTCGAGGCGGCCGACGCGGCGATCGCCCCGCAGTCGTCCCTCGACCTCACCCGCCCGCTGGGCACGGTCACGCTCGACGGCGCCCCCGGCCGCCGCCTCGGCGAGTCCGCGCCCGCCGTGCACCGCGCGCTGCGGTCCGCCGCCGGACTGCTGGCCTCCGAGCAACTGGGCGTCGCGGACTGGGCGTTGACCGAGACGGTCCGCTACCTCAAGGACCGCACGCAGTTCAACCGGCCCGTCGGCGGGTTCCAGGCGCTCAAGCACCGGCTCGCACAGGTCTGGCTCGAAGTCGTCAACCTCCGCGCCGCCGCCCGGAGTTCGGCCGACGCGCTGTCCACCGGAGAGGACGTTGAGGTGGCCGTCGCGGTCGCCCAGGCGTACGCGTCGCCCGCCGCCGTGCGGATCGTCGAGGAGGCCCTGCAACTGCACGGGGGCATCGGGATGACGTGGGAACACCCCGTCCACCTGTACCTCAAGCGGGCCAAGGCCGACTCGATCGCGTACGGGACCGCGGGGGCCCACCGGACGGCGCTGGCCGCACTGGTGGACCTCCAAGCACCCTGA
- a CDS encoding carboxymuconolactone decarboxylase family protein yields the protein MTRRIFIDKQSPKAYHALVQTSEAVRATAAEAGLGRTLIELVNLRVSQLNGCAFCLDVHTKAALREGDTARRLGVLAAWRDTELFTPQERAALALAEVTTLTTDADAQEAAYARAREVFTDDQVSAVVWAAVTINAFNRVSIMSKHPVR from the coding sequence GTGACGCGACGGATCTTCATCGACAAGCAGAGCCCGAAGGCGTACCACGCGTTGGTGCAGACCTCGGAGGCGGTGCGGGCGACGGCCGCCGAGGCGGGGCTCGGGCGCACGCTGATCGAGCTGGTGAACCTGCGGGTCTCCCAGCTCAACGGCTGCGCCTTCTGTCTCGACGTGCACACCAAGGCGGCGCTGCGCGAGGGCGACACCGCGCGCCGGCTCGGTGTGCTCGCGGCCTGGCGGGACACCGAGTTGTTCACCCCGCAGGAGCGCGCGGCACTGGCGCTGGCCGAGGTGACGACGCTCACGACGGACGCGGACGCCCAGGAGGCCGCGTACGCGCGGGCGCGTGAGGTGTTCACGGACGATCAGGTGTCGGCGGTCGTGTGGGCGGCCGTCACCATCAACGCGTTCAACCGGGTGTCGATCATGAGCAAGCACCCGGTGCGCTGA
- a CDS encoding arylamine N-acetyltransferase family protein: MATDHTVLTPAAPADPQWGGDLLDLDAYLARVGHAGPLTATRTTLDALHRAHRAAIAFENVDVALERGVSLELTDIQRKLVTGGRGGYCFEHNLLFAAALERLGLPVTRHLARVRQGRKTVRYRAHTTLLVEAGGETLLADVGFGAESPLAPLPLADGATHTEGGFAWRVVREDDQWVLQSLHDDGWFDLYAFRLERHHAVDFDVSNHYTAHHPRSTFTGKLVAMRGDAVSQQTLLNTELTTRHTDGAGERRELGAAGAVRALREIFGVRLTDTDARLLTQRLSTTFASPQEG; this comes from the coding sequence ATGGCCACGGATCACACCGTACTCACCCCGGCAGCACCGGCGGACCCGCAGTGGGGCGGGGACCTCCTGGACCTCGACGCCTACCTGGCCCGCGTCGGCCACGCGGGCCCCCTGACCGCCACGCGCACGACCCTGGACGCCCTGCACCGGGCCCACCGGGCCGCGATCGCCTTCGAGAACGTCGATGTCGCCCTCGAGCGCGGCGTCTCCCTCGAACTCACCGACATCCAGCGCAAGTTGGTGACCGGCGGCCGGGGCGGCTACTGCTTCGAGCACAACCTGCTGTTCGCCGCCGCCCTGGAACGCCTGGGCCTGCCGGTGACCCGGCACCTCGCCCGCGTCCGGCAGGGCAGGAAGACCGTCCGCTACCGCGCCCACACCACGCTCCTCGTCGAGGCGGGCGGCGAGACGCTGCTCGCGGACGTCGGTTTCGGCGCCGAGAGCCCGCTCGCCCCGCTGCCCCTGGCGGACGGCGCCACGCACACCGAGGGCGGCTTCGCCTGGCGGGTGGTGCGCGAGGACGACCAGTGGGTCCTCCAGTCGCTGCACGACGACGGCTGGTTCGACCTGTACGCGTTCCGCCTGGAGCGCCACCACGCCGTCGACTTCGACGTCTCCAACCACTACACCGCCCACCACCCCCGCTCCACGTTCACCGGCAAGCTCGTCGCGATGCGCGGCGACGCAGTCAGTCAGCAGACCCTGCTGAACACGGAGTTGACGACCCGTCACACCGACGGGGCCGGCGAGCGGCGGGAGTTGGGCGCCGCCGGCGCCGTCCGGGCCCTGCGCGAGATCTTCGGCGTCCGGCTGACCGACACCGACGCACGGCTGCTGACGCAGCGGCTGTCCACCACCTTCGCGAGTCCCCAGGAGGGATGA
- a CDS encoding class I adenylate-forming enzyme family protein codes for MALHLPASKKPLRLGLVPEEAAARHPGVPVTLDHDIDTVPEAGRELTFASLADLVDDLAARLWAAGVRAGEHIALYKTHNFDIYLLACAASRLGAVPVLLSPALDGTTVRALLDRLERPNLLTDEAKLSGPLAGLPLAESAARVIVPRGERPGTVSLEELAGSPRRTPVRLDGDQPALMTHTSGTTGVPKLVVHTALSLRGRYRPQERLVRLIRERETYAVHVSFVHSRMYMALAVMLEHGMPVVVIDDPEPERVAPLLARTRPGIVETHPNTFVEWEELVEHPLRPLSNVKYYSGTFDAIHPPTIHKLLSASLRRNPIFFQFYGQSECGPLVARWYTRKNALKANGRCLGYPLPGMTHLRVVPRDGQRPSKKTPGFIEVMSDGRAITYYAEDERYQEECDGRWWRTGDVGYRDRWGRVHVLDRAVDVIENVDSTLEVEDAVLGRLDELVELVLVAGPSGEAVPVVCTKNNVPLDPARWRGAVKDFPQLADPIQLPLAELPRTATMKVQRLELARRLRERLEPA; via the coding sequence ATGGCGCTCCACCTGCCCGCCAGCAAGAAGCCGCTGAGGCTCGGGCTCGTGCCCGAGGAGGCGGCGGCCCGGCACCCGGGGGTGCCGGTCACCCTGGACCACGACATCGACACCGTCCCCGAGGCCGGCCGCGAGCTGACGTTCGCCTCGCTCGCCGACCTCGTCGACGACCTGGCCGCCCGGCTGTGGGCGGCCGGCGTCCGGGCCGGTGAACACATCGCCCTCTACAAGACGCACAACTTCGACATCTACCTCCTGGCGTGCGCGGCCTCGCGGCTCGGCGCGGTGCCGGTGCTGCTGTCGCCGGCGCTCGACGGGACGACGGTCCGCGCGCTCCTCGACCGCCTGGAGCGGCCCAACCTCCTCACCGACGAGGCCAAGCTGAGCGGCCCGCTGGCCGGTCTGCCGCTGGCCGAGTCGGCGGCCCGGGTGATCGTGCCGCGCGGCGAGCGCCCCGGCACCGTGTCCCTGGAGGAGCTGGCGGGCTCCCCGCGCCGCACGCCGGTCAGGCTCGACGGGGACCAGCCGGCGCTGATGACGCACACGTCCGGGACGACCGGGGTGCCCAAGCTGGTCGTGCACACCGCGCTGTCGCTGCGCGGGCGTTACCGGCCGCAGGAGCGGTTGGTGCGGCTGATCCGGGAGCGGGAGACGTACGCCGTCCACGTCTCGTTCGTCCACTCGCGGATGTACATGGCGCTCGCGGTGATGCTGGAGCACGGCATGCCGGTCGTCGTCATCGACGACCCCGAGCCGGAGCGGGTCGCGCCGCTGCTGGCGCGCACGAGGCCGGGGATCGTGGAGACGCACCCCAACACCTTCGTGGAGTGGGAGGAGTTGGTGGAGCATCCGCTGCGTCCGCTGTCGAACGTCAAGTACTACAGCGGCACGTTCGACGCGATCCACCCGCCCACGATCCACAAGCTGCTCTCGGCGTCTTTGCGCCGCAACCCGATCTTCTTCCAGTTCTACGGGCAGAGCGAGTGCGGTCCGCTCGTCGCCCGCTGGTACACCCGCAAGAACGCCCTGAAGGCGAACGGCCGTTGCCTCGGCTACCCGCTGCCGGGCATGACGCACCTGCGGGTGGTGCCGCGCGACGGGCAGCGGCCCTCGAAGAAGACGCCCGGCTTCATCGAGGTGATGAGCGACGGCCGCGCGATCACCTACTACGCCGAGGACGAGCGCTACCAGGAGGAGTGCGACGGCCGCTGGTGGCGCACGGGTGACGTCGGCTACCGCGACCGGTGGGGGCGGGTCCACGTCCTGGACCGGGCCGTGGACGTCATCGAGAACGTCGACTCCACGCTGGAGGTCGAGGACGCGGTCCTCGGCCGGCTCGACGAGCTGGTCGAGCTGGTGCTGGTCGCGGGGCCCTCGGGCGAGGCGGTGCCGGTGGTGTGCACGAAGAACAACGTGCCGCTGGACCCGGCGCGCTGGCGGGGCGCGGTGAAGGACTTCCCCCAGCTCGCCGACCCCATCCAGCTCCCGCTCGCCGAGCTGCCCCGGACGGCGACGATGAAGGTCCAGCGCCTGGAGCTGGCCCGCCGGCTGCGGGAACGCCTCGAACCGGCGTGA
- a CDS encoding MMPL family transporter: MSARLAELIWRRGRAVLVTAAVLALLGGAASATLFDKLTAGGLTDPTTESGRAAAVLARSGQGAPNLTLLVTAPAGVDDATATEAGTRLTRKLAEEPGVRDVSSYWTAGRAPQLRSEDGGRALVVATVAGDETAAGKRLDTLLPRYEGEQDGLDVAVGGYAVFQQEAGKQTQQDGAKGELIAFPVTLVILFVVFGSVVSALLPLIVAFVALLVGMGLMWILASVTDLSVFALSVVTLLGLGLAVDYCLLMVTRYRDELRTAPRREALRTTMVTAGRTVAFSAVTVAVVLAGLLFFPLPAVRSMAYAGMLTALLSAGAALTVLPALFVVLGARVESRRGGSARERTGFWHRLALFVMRRPVPVVTVALAFLILLGAPALGMRLGMADERSMPESSKARQVATAIREGFDSGELNALQVVAPEAELAEGGPAEEVAGYAARLSRLPHAARVDSVAGSYAKGALVSPASPAHERFVIGGGTYLSVVPASAADAKALVGEVRSLDAPFETLVGGIAAVDRDTTRSLADRLPYALGAVALAMVVLLFLLTGSVLLPVLALMLSGLSLTATFGALVWIFQEGHLASLLGGFTVTGTIASIVPVMLFALSFGLAMDYQVFMLARIREEYERTGSPTAAVAMGLERVGRMVTAAAVLISVVFLAFLVSGITFVKAYGVGLPLAVLMDATLIRGALLPAAMRLGGRATWWAPAPLRRLHRRYAIREGEAPGTREARPAEQDGLRL, translated from the coding sequence ATGTCGGCACGACTGGCGGAGTTGATCTGGCGGCGGGGCAGAGCGGTGCTCGTGACGGCGGCGGTGCTCGCGCTGCTCGGCGGCGCCGCGAGCGCGACCCTGTTCGACAAGCTGACGGCGGGCGGCCTGACCGACCCGACCACCGAGTCGGGCCGGGCGGCGGCGGTCCTGGCGCGCTCGGGCCAGGGCGCCCCGAACCTGACGCTGCTGGTCACGGCCCCCGCCGGGGTGGACGACGCCACGGCCACCGAGGCGGGCACCCGGCTCACCCGCAAGCTCGCCGAGGAACCCGGCGTCCGGGACGTCTCCTCGTACTGGACGGCCGGCCGCGCGCCCCAGCTCCGCTCCGAGGACGGCGGGCGGGCGCTGGTCGTCGCGACGGTCGCCGGGGACGAGACGGCGGCCGGCAAGCGGCTCGACACGCTGCTGCCGCGCTACGAGGGCGAGCAGGACGGGCTCGACGTCGCCGTCGGCGGGTACGCGGTGTTCCAGCAGGAGGCCGGGAAACAGACCCAGCAGGACGGCGCGAAGGGCGAGTTGATCGCGTTCCCGGTGACCCTCGTCATCCTGTTCGTCGTCTTCGGCAGCGTCGTCTCCGCGCTGCTCCCCCTGATCGTCGCGTTCGTCGCGCTGCTCGTCGGCATGGGCCTGATGTGGATCCTGGCGAGCGTCACCGACCTGTCGGTCTTCGCGCTGAGCGTCGTCACCCTCCTCGGTCTCGGACTCGCCGTCGACTACTGCCTGTTGATGGTCACCCGCTACCGCGACGAACTGCGCACGGCACCCCGCCGGGAGGCGCTGCGGACGACGATGGTGACGGCCGGGCGCACGGTCGCGTTCTCCGCCGTCACCGTCGCCGTCGTCCTCGCGGGGCTGCTGTTCTTCCCGCTGCCCGCGGTGCGGTCGATGGCGTACGCCGGGATGCTGACGGCGCTGCTGTCGGCGGGGGCGGCGCTGACGGTGCTGCCCGCGCTGTTCGTCGTGCTCGGGGCGAGGGTGGAGAGCCGGCGTGGGGGCTCTGCGCGAGAGCGGACGGGATTCTGGCACCGGCTCGCCCTGTTCGTGATGCGCCGTCCGGTGCCGGTCGTCACGGTCGCGCTGGCGTTCCTGATCCTGCTGGGGGCGCCGGCGCTCGGGATGCGGCTGGGGATGGCCGACGAGCGGAGCATGCCGGAGAGTTCGAAGGCGCGGCAGGTCGCCACGGCCATCCGGGAGGGGTTCGACTCGGGGGAGCTGAACGCGCTGCAAGTGGTGGCACCCGAGGCTGAGTTGGCCGAGGGAGGGCCGGCCGAGGAGGTCGCCGGTTACGCCGCCCGCCTCTCGCGGCTCCCGCACGCCGCCCGCGTCGACAGCGTGGCCGGGAGCTACGCGAAGGGGGCGCTGGTGTCGCCGGCGAGCCCGGCGCACGAGCGGTTCGTGATCGGGGGCGGGACGTATCTCTCCGTGGTGCCCGCCTCCGCCGCCGACGCGAAGGCCCTGGTGGGTGAGGTCCGGTCGCTGGACGCGCCGTTCGAGACGCTGGTCGGCGGGATCGCGGCCGTCGACCGGGACACCACGCGCTCGCTCGCCGACCGGCTGCCGTACGCGCTCGGCGCGGTCGCGCTCGCCATGGTGGTCCTGCTGTTCCTGCTGACGGGCAGTGTGCTGCTGCCCGTACTCGCCCTGATGCTGAGCGGGTTGAGTCTCACGGCGACGTTCGGGGCGCTGGTGTGGATCTTCCAGGAGGGTCATCTCGCGTCCCTGCTGGGCGGTTTCACGGTCACCGGCACGATCGCGTCCATCGTCCCCGTGATGCTGTTCGCGCTCTCCTTCGGGCTGGCGATGGACTACCAGGTGTTCATGCTGGCCCGGATCCGGGAGGAGTACGAGCGCACCGGGTCGCCGACGGCCGCCGTCGCCATGGGACTTGAGCGGGTGGGCCGGATGGTGACCGCCGCCGCCGTCCTCATCTCGGTGGTGTTCCTGGCGTTCCTGGTCTCCGGGATCACCTTCGTGAAGGCGTACGGGGTGGGGCTGCCGCTGGCGGTGCTGATGGACGCGACGCTGATCCGGGGCGCGCTGCTGCCGGCGGCGATGCGGCTCGGCGGGCGGGCGACGTGGTGGGCGCCGGCGCCGCTGCGGCGGCTGCACCGGCGGTACGCGATCCGCGAGGGCGAGGCGCCGGGTACGCGCGAAGCCCGCCCCGCTGAACAGGACGGGCTTCGACTCTGA
- a CDS encoding IS701 family transposase, giving the protein MNTLVQEDAAREMCAAVFGALPRRDQRRRAEEYVRGLLSTPGRKSFRSIAQHTGGDSAAEQRLHHLVTGSTWDWRPVRAALVEWLAATHPLAAWVVQPMPLPRSGERPCGTPRCRQSFGVWFVSPDVVTPVAWRLYLPDDDIVPDEPYEDGVTAAVLEALGSADTPRRPVVLDVHGVDAPDALTRLPLAPFPAIARTQPSAPLRMADPALPGYGAGPRPARDTLAAVTSLRRPVEWHDGSPAPAVSLAAAVPVTTAARRPALLLGEWTDPRRPPAHLWVTNMRLPAPVLLRLTKHADRVGRTAVTRARQTGLKDFAGRSLTGWHRHLTLASVACAVAALPPCGT; this is encoded by the coding sequence ATGAACACGCTCGTTCAGGAAGACGCGGCGCGGGAGATGTGCGCGGCCGTGTTCGGGGCGCTGCCGAGGCGTGATCAGCGGCGGCGGGCGGAGGAGTACGTGCGGGGGCTGCTGTCGACGCCGGGGCGGAAGTCGTTCCGGAGCATCGCGCAGCACACGGGCGGCGACTCGGCGGCCGAGCAGCGGCTGCACCACCTGGTGACGGGGTCCACCTGGGACTGGCGTCCGGTGCGCGCGGCGCTCGTGGAGTGGCTGGCGGCGACGCACCCGCTCGCGGCGTGGGTGGTGCAGCCGATGCCGCTGCCGAGGAGCGGCGAACGCCCGTGCGGCACCCCCCGGTGCCGGCAGTCGTTCGGCGTGTGGTTCGTCTCCCCGGACGTCGTCACCCCCGTGGCGTGGCGCCTGTACCTCCCGGACGACGACATCGTCCCGGACGAGCCCTACGAGGACGGCGTCACCGCCGCCGTCCTGGAAGCCCTCGGCTCGGCGGACACCCCCCGGCGCCCGGTCGTCCTGGACGTCCACGGCGTCGACGCCCCCGACGCCCTCACCCGGCTGCCCCTCGCCCCGTTCCCGGCGATCGCGCGCACCCAGCCGTCCGCCCCCCTGCGCATGGCGGACCCCGCCCTGCCGGGGTACGGGGCGGGCCCGCGTCCGGCGCGCGACACCCTCGCGGCGGTGACGTCGCTGCGCAGGCCCGTCGAGTGGCACGACGGTTCCCCCGCCCCGGCGGTGTCGCTCGCGGCGGCCGTCCCGGTGACGACGGCGGCCCGCAGGCCCGCGCTGCTGCTGGGCGAGTGGACCGACCCGCGCAGGCCGCCGGCCCACCTGTGGGTCACCAACATGCGCCTGCCCGCGCCGGTCCTGCTGCGCCTGACCAAGCACGCCGACCGGGTCGGCCGCACGGCGGTGACCAGGGCCCGGCAGACGGGTCTGAAGGACTTCGCGGGCCGTTCCCTGACCGGCTGGCACCGCCATCTGACGCTCGCGTCGGTGGCCTGCGCGGTCGCCGCGCTGCCGCCCTGCGGGACCTGA